In the Magnolia sinica isolate HGM2019 chromosome 15, MsV1, whole genome shotgun sequence genome, one interval contains:
- the LOC131227269 gene encoding CBL-interacting protein kinase 31-like isoform X1 has translation MESTWFKKGYKPAKFKKLKNVDSSDIDLLFGTSNDCTVSDQKEEKDRRPSFLNAFDIISPSEGLNLSGLFEKEQGVRREMRFTLRCSASEIMAKMEESAKPLGFSVKRCDYKVKMRQEGRDLGRKGHLTISTEVFEVSPLLSVVEMKKARGDTLEFDRVEAFSAIGRAKVVLLAIGSVSTGRAMGEIPITRSATRSFVSH, from the exons ATGGAGAGCACATGGTTCAAGAAAGGCTATAAGCCTGCTAAATTCAAAAAGCTGAAGAATGTCGATTCGAGCGATATTGATTTACTATTTGGCACTTCAAAT GATTGCACAGTATCAGaccaaaaggaagaaaaggacAGGAGGCCATCATTTTTGAACGCATTCGATATTATTTCACCATCTGAAGGACTGAATCTTTCTGGACTCTTTGAAAAAGAACAg GGTGTAAGACGAGAGATGAGGTTCACTTTGAGATGTTCAGCATCTGAAATCATGGCGAAGATGGAAGAAAGTGCGAAGCCACTAGGTTTTAGTGTCAAGAGGTGTGATTACAAG GTGAAGATGAGGCAAGAAGGACGTGACTTGGGTCGGAAAGGACATCTCACTATCTCTACAGAG GTTTTCGAAGTCTCGCCTTTGTTATCCGTGGTCGAAATGAAAAAAGCAAGAGGTGACACACTTGAGTTTGATAGG GTCGAAGCATTTAGTGCCATTGGAAGAGCAAAAGTTGTACTCTTAGCCATCGGGAGTGTATCTACTGGAAGAGCAATGGGTGAAATCCCAATCACCAGAAGTGCAACTAGATCTTTTGTTAGTCATTGA
- the LOC131227269 gene encoding CBL-interacting protein kinase 31-like isoform X2, with protein sequence MESTWFKKGYKPAKFKKLKNVDSSDIDLLFGTSNDCTVSDQKEEKDRRPSFLNAFDIISPSEGLNLSGLFEKEQGVRREMRFTLRCSASEIMAKMEESAKPLGFSVKRCDYKMRQEGRDLGRKGHLTISTEVFEVSPLLSVVEMKKARGDTLEFDRVEAFSAIGRAKVVLLAIGSVSTGRAMGEIPITRSATRSFVSH encoded by the exons ATGGAGAGCACATGGTTCAAGAAAGGCTATAAGCCTGCTAAATTCAAAAAGCTGAAGAATGTCGATTCGAGCGATATTGATTTACTATTTGGCACTTCAAAT GATTGCACAGTATCAGaccaaaaggaagaaaaggacAGGAGGCCATCATTTTTGAACGCATTCGATATTATTTCACCATCTGAAGGACTGAATCTTTCTGGACTCTTTGAAAAAGAACAg GGTGTAAGACGAGAGATGAGGTTCACTTTGAGATGTTCAGCATCTGAAATCATGGCGAAGATGGAAGAAAGTGCGAAGCCACTAGGTTTTAGTGTCAAGAGGTGTGATTACAAG ATGAGGCAAGAAGGACGTGACTTGGGTCGGAAAGGACATCTCACTATCTCTACAGAG GTTTTCGAAGTCTCGCCTTTGTTATCCGTGGTCGAAATGAAAAAAGCAAGAGGTGACACACTTGAGTTTGATAGG GTCGAAGCATTTAGTGCCATTGGAAGAGCAAAAGTTGTACTCTTAGCCATCGGGAGTGTATCTACTGGAAGAGCAATGGGTGAAATCCCAATCACCAGAAGTGCAACTAGATCTTTTGTTAGTCATTGA
- the LOC131227269 gene encoding CBL-interacting serine/threonine-protein kinase 9-like isoform X4: MESTWFKKGYKPAKFKKLKNVDSSDIDLLFGTSNDCTVSDQKEEKDRRPSFLNAFDIISPSEGLNLSGLFEKEQGVRREMRFTLRCSASEIMAKMEESAKPLGFSVKRCDYKVKMRQEGRDLGRKGHLTISTEVFEVSPLLSVVEMKKARGDTLEFDRFYENYSAALKDLVWTADARALN; this comes from the exons ATGGAGAGCACATGGTTCAAGAAAGGCTATAAGCCTGCTAAATTCAAAAAGCTGAAGAATGTCGATTCGAGCGATATTGATTTACTATTTGGCACTTCAAAT GATTGCACAGTATCAGaccaaaaggaagaaaaggacAGGAGGCCATCATTTTTGAACGCATTCGATATTATTTCACCATCTGAAGGACTGAATCTTTCTGGACTCTTTGAAAAAGAACAg GGTGTAAGACGAGAGATGAGGTTCACTTTGAGATGTTCAGCATCTGAAATCATGGCGAAGATGGAAGAAAGTGCGAAGCCACTAGGTTTTAGTGTCAAGAGGTGTGATTACAAG GTGAAGATGAGGCAAGAAGGACGTGACTTGGGTCGGAAAGGACATCTCACTATCTCTACAGAG GTTTTCGAAGTCTCGCCTTTGTTATCCGTGGTCGAAATGAAAAAAGCAAGAGGTGACACACTTGAGTTTGATAGG TTCTATGAGAATTATTCAGCTGCCTTGAAAGACTTAGTTTGGACCGCAGATGCACGTGCTCTTAATTAA
- the LOC131227269 gene encoding CBL-interacting serine/threonine-protein kinase 9-like isoform X5, which translates to MESTWFKKGYKPAKFKKLKNVDSSDIDLLFGTSNDCTVSDQKEEKDRRPSFLNAFDIISPSEGLNLSGLFEKEQGVRREMRFTLRCSASEIMAKMEESAKPLGFSVKRCDYKMRQEGRDLGRKGHLTISTEVFEVSPLLSVVEMKKARGDTLEFDRFYENYSAALKDLVWTADARALN; encoded by the exons ATGGAGAGCACATGGTTCAAGAAAGGCTATAAGCCTGCTAAATTCAAAAAGCTGAAGAATGTCGATTCGAGCGATATTGATTTACTATTTGGCACTTCAAAT GATTGCACAGTATCAGaccaaaaggaagaaaaggacAGGAGGCCATCATTTTTGAACGCATTCGATATTATTTCACCATCTGAAGGACTGAATCTTTCTGGACTCTTTGAAAAAGAACAg GGTGTAAGACGAGAGATGAGGTTCACTTTGAGATGTTCAGCATCTGAAATCATGGCGAAGATGGAAGAAAGTGCGAAGCCACTAGGTTTTAGTGTCAAGAGGTGTGATTACAAG ATGAGGCAAGAAGGACGTGACTTGGGTCGGAAAGGACATCTCACTATCTCTACAGAG GTTTTCGAAGTCTCGCCTTTGTTATCCGTGGTCGAAATGAAAAAAGCAAGAGGTGACACACTTGAGTTTGATAGG TTCTATGAGAATTATTCAGCTGCCTTGAAAGACTTAGTTTGGACCGCAGATGCACGTGCTCTTAATTAA